A single genomic interval of Cucumis sativus cultivar 9930 chromosome 7, Cucumber_9930_V3, whole genome shotgun sequence harbors:
- the LOC101221747 gene encoding calvin cycle protein CP12-1, chloroplastic, with product MAAITGSSMAASKAVTDSPKIELPVLRSSRLSYPWKRWTSGRMSAVGTVAAAPDRISEKVVESIKNAEVTCSEDPASGECAAAWDEVEELSAAASHARDRLSHSDPLEDFCKDNPETEECRTYED from the coding sequence atggcagCGATCACCGGTTCTTCTATGGCGGCCTCGAAAGCAGTGACTGACTCGCCAAAAATCGAGTTGCCGGTCCTCCGATCCTCACGGCTCAGCTACCCATGGAAGCGGTGGACATCCGGTCGGATGAGCGCAGTTGGAACGGTGGCAGCCGCACCAGACCGGATATCGGAGAAGGTGGTGGAGAGCATAAAGAACGCAGAGGTGACGTGCTCGGAAGATCCGGCGAGCGGGGAGTGTGCGGCGGCGTGGGATGAGGTGGAGGAGCTTAGCGCCGCCGCCAGCCACGCACGTGACCGGCTCAGCCATTCGGACCCGCTTGAGGATTTTTGTAAGGATAATCCCGAGACGGAGGAGTGTCGCACGTATGAAGACTGa
- the LOC101219303 gene encoding DNA mismatch repair protein MSH6, which yields MSSSRRSSNGRSPLVNQQRQITSFFTKKPTGDNSAARTHSISSPTPSPSPNINSPPSVQSKRKKPLLVIGGGAPPFSSSSPGSSSLPDAEEKSHGDGVIGKKIKVYWPLDKTWYEGRVKMFDEKAGKHLVQYDDAEEELLVLGNEKIEWVEESAKKFKRLRRGSSPPVSAAVLEDMDDLNDLSDGDGSDDSRDEDWGKNVENEVSEEEDVDLVEENEDEDGSEEDGVGKSRRKQGGQVESKKRKMSNGKKVEVAPKKIKSSGGSVTSGGLQLSSMETKIKSESTSVLKGINEIASDALERFNSREAEKFRFLKEDRKDANKRCPGDPDYDPKTLHLPPYFVKNLSDGQRQWWEFKSKHMDKVLFFKMGKFYELFEMDAHIGAKELDLQYMKGDQPHCGFPERNFSLNVEKLARKGYRVLVIEQTETPEQLERRRKEKGSKDKVVKREICAVVTKGTLTEGEMLSLNPDASYLMAVTENFYGLENQQERILGVCVVDVATSRVILGQFGDDSECSALCCLLSELRPVEIIKPAKLLSPETERVLLTHTRNPLVNELVPLLEFWDAEKTVQEVKRLFKGIANRSVSGSSSEASLLNDNAARENDGLSYMPDVLSELVTADENGSWALSALGGILFYLKQAFLDETLLRFAKFELLPCSGFSDVISKPYMVLDAAALENLEIFENSRNGDSSGTLYSQLNHCVTAFGKRLLKTWLARPLYHVESIEARQGAVASLRGDNLSFSLEFRKALSKLPDMERLLARIFSNSEANGRNAINVVLYEDAAKKQLQEFISALRGCELMLQACSSLRVILPNVKSRRLDCLLTPGEGLPDLHSVLSHFKDAFDWVEANSSGRVIPREGVDVEYDSACEKIREIQSSLTKHLKEQRKLLGDTSITYVTVGKETHLLEVPESLQGNIPQTYELRSSKKGFFRYWTPNIKKLLAELSLAESEKESSLKSILQRLIRKFCEHHLQWRQLVSAIAELDVLISLAIASDYYEGYTCQPLFSKSQCQNEVPRFTAKNLGHPILRSDSLGEGTFVPNDITIGGSGANFILLTGPNMGGKSTLLRQVCLSVILAQIGADVPAESFELAPVDRIFVRMGARDQIMSGQSTFLTELSETALMLSSATRNSVVILDELGRGTATSDGQAIAESVLEHFVSKVQCRGVFSTHYHRLALAYHKDPRVSLHHMACRVGEGNNGLEEVTFLYRLTPGTCPKSYGVNVARLAGLPNCVLTEAAAKSMEFEVTYGMAGEESEVDLCNQTWVDDTTTLIQKLISLESAVRCNDETEKNGIGSLKQLQQQARILVQQG from the exons ATGTCATCATCTCGTCGATCCAGCAATGGCCGATCGCCATTAGTTAACCAACAACGTCAAATCACTTCCTTCTTTACCAAAAAACCCACCGGAGACAACTCCGCTGCTAGAACTCATTCCATTTCCTCCCCGACTCCAAGCCCTAGCCCTAACATTAATTCTCCTCCGTCAGTACAGTCCAAGCGCAAGAAACCCCTGTTGGTTATCGGCGGCGGTGCTCcgcctttttcttcttcttctcccggttcttcttctttacctGATGCGGAGGAGAAATCGCACGGTGATGGGGTTATTGGGAAGAAGATAAAGGTTTATTGGCCGTTGGATAAGACCTGGTACGAGGGTCGTGTGAAAATGTTTGATGAGAAGGCTGGAAAGCATTTGGTGCAGTATGACGATGCGGAGGAGGAGTTGTTGGTGTTGGGGAACGAAAAGATTGAGTGGGTTGAGGAAAGTGCGAAGAAGTTTAAGCGATTGCGACGAGGTTCTTCACCGCCGGTGAGTGCTGCAGTGCTGGAAGATATGGatgatttaaatgatttaAGTGACGGGGATGGCAGCGATGACTCTAGAGATGAAGATTGGGGGAAGAATGTGGAGAACGAGGTGAGTGAGGAGGAGGATGTGGATCTGGTGGAGGAAAATGAAGACGAAGATGGGAGCGAGGAGGATGGAGTGGGAAAGTCAAGAAGGAAGCAGGGTGGGCAGGTGGAGTCTAAAAAGCGTAAGATGAGTAATGGAAAGAAAGTTGAAGTTGCTCCAAAGAAGATCAAGAGTAGCGGTGGAAGTGTGACTTCTGGAGGGTTACAACTTTCTTCAATGGAGACTAAGATTAAATCAGAGA GTACAAGTGTATTAAAGGGAATAAATGAAATTGCAAGTGATGCCTTAGAAAGGTTCAACTCACGAGAAGCCGAAAAGTTCAGGTTTCTGAAAGA AGATAGGAAGGATGCAAATAAAAGATGTCCAGGAGATCCCGATTATGACCCAAAAACTTTGCATTTGCCTCCATATTTTGTGAAGAATTTATCAGATGGCCAG AGACAATGGTGGGAGTTTAAGTCAAAACACATGGATAAAGTTCTGTTTTTCAAG ATGGGtaaattttatgaactttttgaAATGGATGCACACATAGGAGCTAAAGAACTTGATTTGCAATATATGAAG ggaGATCAACCTCATTGTGGCTTCCCCGAGAGAAACTTTTCACTCAATGTGGAGAAGTTGGCAAGGAAG GGTTATCGAGTTCTTGTCATAGAGCAGACAGAAACTCCTGAACAATTAGAGAGACGGCGTAAGGAGAAAGGTTCTAAGGACAAG GTAGTGAAACGCGAAATATGTGCCGTAGTCACAAAAGGAACACTAACCGAGGGTGAGATGCTATCTTTGAATCCTGATGCTTCATATCTGATGGCAGTAACCGAAAATTTTTATGGGTTGGAAAATCAACAAGAACGGATTTTAGGGGTTTGTGTGGTTGATGTGGCTACCAGTAGGGTTATCCTTGGGCAG TTTGGAGATGACTCGGAGTGCAGTGCCTTGTGCTGTCTTTTGTCCGAGCTTAGACCAGTTGAAATTATTAAACCAGCTAAACTGCTAAGTCCTGAAACTGAGAGGGTGCTGCTCACTCATACGAGAAATCCTTTAGTGAATGAGTTAGTTCCATTATTGGAATTCTGGGATGCTGAGAAAACTGTTCAAGAAGTTAAGAGGTTGTTTAAGGGCATTGCTAATAGATCGGTTTCTGGATCTTCAAGTGAAGCAAGTTTACTCAATGACAATGCTGCCAGAGAAAACGATGGGTTGAGCTACATGCCAGATGTTTTATCCGAACTGGTTACTGCAGACGAAAATGGGTCTTGGGCACTTTCAGCTCTTGGAGGCATTCTATTCTATCTGAAGCAAGCTTTTCTGGATGAGACATTGCTTAGATTTGCAAAGTTTGAATTACTTCCTTGTTCTGGCTTCAGTGATGTTATTTCAAAACCCTATATGGTTCTTGATGCAGCTGCCTTAGAAAATCTAGAGATCTTTGAGAACAGCAGAAACGGGGATTCTTCTGG GACGCTCTATTCACAGTTGAACCACTGTGTAACTGCATTTGGGAAAAGATTACTTAAGACATGGCTTGCAAGGCCTTTATATCACGTTGAATCAATTGAAGCTAGGCAAGGTGCTGTGGCGAGCCTACGG GGAGATAacttatctttttctcttgaGTTTCGAAAAGCATTATCCAAACTTCCTGATATGGAGCGTCTACTTGCTCGCATTTTTTCTAATAG TGAGGCAAATGGGAGGAATGCTATCAATGTGGTTCTATATGAGGATGCAGCCAAAAAACAACTACAAGAGTTCATATCTGCTTTGCGGGGTTGTGAGCTCATGCTCCAAGCTTGTTCGTCGCTCCGTGTCATTTTGCCAAATGTTAAATCAAGAAGACTCGATTGCCTATTAACGCCAG GTGAAGGTCTTCCAGATCTTCATTCAGTTCTAAGTCATTTCAAGGATGCTTTTGATTGGGTTGAAGCCAATAGTTCAGGACGTGTAATACCTCGCGAAGGTGTAGACGTGGAGTATGACTCTGCCTGTGAGAAAATTAGGGAGATACAATCTAGCTTGACAAAGCATCTAAAGGAACAGCGGAAATTACTTGGGGACACATCT ATCACTTATGTGACAGTTGGAAAAGAGACACATTTGTTGGAAGTGCCTGAAAGTTTGCAGGGTAACATTCCTCAGACTTATGAGTTGCGATCATCTAAAAAG GGCTTCTTTCGGTACTGGACTCCTAATATTAAGAAGTTGTTAGCGGAGCTTTCTCTAGCTGAATCTGAGAAGGAGTCCTCACTGAAAAGCATTTTGCAAAGGTTAATCAGAAAATTCTGTGAACATCATCTCCAATGGAGACAATTAGTCTCTGCAATTGCTG AACTTGATGTTTTGATTAGCTTAGCAATTGCAAGTGATTATTATGAGGGTTACACATGCCAACCACTTTTCTCGAAGTCACAGTGTCAGAATGAAGTGCCACGTTTTACTGCTAAAAACTTAGGACATCCCATTCTAAGAAGTGATTCACTGGGTGAGGGTACATTTGTCCCCAATGACATTACTATTGGTGGCTCAGGAGCCAACTTCATTCTTCTGACTGGGCCTAACATGGGTGGAAAGTCTACTCTTCTTCGGCAAGTTTGCTTGTCTGTTATTCTGGCTCAG ATAGGTGCAGATGTTCCTGCAGAAAGTTTTGAGTTAGCTCCTGTTGATCGAATTTTTGTACGGATGGGTGCTAGGGATCAGATTATGTCTGGCCAAAGTACATTTTTGACAGAACTATCAGAAACTGCACTGATGCTG TCATCAGCTACCCGTAATTCAGTGGTGATCTTGGATGAACTTGGACGTGGTACGGCAACTTCAGATGGACAGGCAATTGC GGAATCAGTTCTTGAACATTTTGTTAGCAAGGTGCAGTGCAGGGGAGTATTCTCAACTCATTATCACCGATTGGCCTTGGCTTATCATAAAGATCCTAGG GTTTCATTACACCATATGGCATGTCGAGTTGGAGAGGGAAACAACGGTTTAGAAGAAGTTACATTTCTCTATCGTCTAACTCCTGGCACATGCCCTAAAAGTTATGGCGTGAATGTTGCACGGTTAGCTG GACTCCCAAATTGTGTCTTGACCGAGGCTGCGGCTAAATCAATGGAATTTGAGGTTACATATGGCATGGCTGGAGAAGAATCTGAAGTTGACTTGTGCAATCAAACTTGGGTAGATGATACAACAACTTTGATTCAAAAGTTGATAAGCCTGGAATCAGCTGTGAGATGCAATGATGAAACTGAGAAGAATGGTATCGGTTCCTTGAAACAGCTTCAACAACAAGCAAGAATACTTGTGCAGCAAGGTTGA
- the LOC101219064 gene encoding DNA replication licensing factor MCM7 — MSAMKDSGPLDFSAERVLAKEFLANFADANGEAKYLNILQEVANRRVRAVQIDLEDVFNYKDLDEDFLRRITENTRRYIGIFADAIDELMPEPTEAFIDDDHDILMTQRSDDGPDTVDNPDPRQRMPPEIKRYFEVYIRASSKGRPFTIREVKASYIGQLVRISGIVTRCSDVKPLMQVAVYTCEDCGFEIYQEVTARVFMPLFECPSQRCRTNQTKGNLILQLRASKFLKFQEAKLQELAEHVPKGHIPRTMTVHLRGELTRKVAPGDVVELSGIFLPIPYTGFRAMRAGLVADTFLEAMSITHFKKKYEDYELRGDEEELIARLAEDGDIYNKLARSLAPEIFGHEDIKKALLLLLVGAPHRKLKDGMKIRGDLHICLMGDPGVAKSQLLKHIINVAPRGVYTTGKGSSGVGLTAAVQKDPVTNEMVLEGGALVLADMGICAIDEFDKMEESDRTAIHEVMEQQTVSIAKAGITTSLNARTAVLAAANPAWGRYDLRRTPAENINLPPALLSRFDLLWLILDRADMDNDLEMARHVVYVHQTRESPALGFTPLESSVLRAYISAARRLSPYVPKDLEEYIASAYSSIRQEEAKSKTPHSYTTVRTLLSILRISAALARLRFSETVAQSDVDEALRLMQMSKFSLYSDDRQKSGLDAISDIYSILRDEASRTNKMDVGYAHALNWISRKGYSEAQLKECLEEYAALNVWQIHPHTFDIRFIDA; from the exons ATGTCAGCCATGAAAGATTCCGGGCCTCTAGACTTCAGCGCCGAAAGGG TGCTCGCAAAGGAGTTCCTAGCCAACTTTGCCGATGCAAATGGTGAAGCGAAGTACTTAAACATTCTG caaGAGGTTGCAAATCGCAGAGTTCGTGCAGTTCAAATTGATCTAGAGGATGTGTTTAAT TATAAGGACTTGGATGAGGATTTTCTCAGACGTATTACAGAAAACACCCGGCGTTATATTGGGATTTTTGCTGATGCTATTGATGAGCTCATGCCTGAGCCAACAGAGGCGTTTATTGATGATGATCATGACATATTAATGACACAAAGGTCTGATGATGGACCAGATACGGTTGATAACCCTGACCCACGCCAAAGAATGCCTCCGGAAATTAAACGTTACTT TGAAGTTTACATTAGAGCATCTTCAAAGGGTCGTCCATTTACCATAAGAGAGGTCAAAGCGTCATATATTGGTCAACTCGTAAGGATATCTGGAATTGTGACACGCTGTTCGGATGTTAAACCATTGATGCAAGTGGCAGTTTATACATGCGAAGACTGTGGTTTCGAGATATACCAG GAGGTAACAGCTCGAGTCTTCATGCCTCTATTTGAGTGCCCATCTCAGCGTTGTAGAACAAACCAAACGAAAGGCAACTTAATTCTTCAACTTAGAGCATCCAAATTTCTGAAGTTTCAGGAG GCCAAACTGCAAGAGTTAGCTGAGCATGTTCCAAAAGGTCATATTCCTCGGACAATGACTGTTCATCTCAGGGGTGAACTAACAAGGAAG GTAGCTCCAGGTGATGTTGTTGAACTGTCAGGgatttttcttcctattcCTTATACGGGGTTCAGGGCAATGCGTGCTGGGTTGGTTGCTGATACATTCTTAGAGGCCATGTCTATCACccatttcaagaaaaaatacgAGGa CTATGAACTTAGGGGAGATGAGGAGGAACTAATTGCACGTTTGGCTGAGGATGGCGATATTTACAACAAACTGGCACGTTCACTGGCACCTGAAATTTTTGGCCATGAAGATATTAAAAAAGCTTTACTGCTACTTCTTGTTGGCGCTCCTCATAGGAAGTTGAAAGATGGGATGAAG ATTAGAGGAGACTTGCATATATGTTTGATGGGTGATCCTGGAGTTGCAAAGAGTCAACTTCTTAAACACATCATCAATGTTGCTCCCAGGGGAGTCTACACAACTGGCAAAGGGAGCAGTGGTGTTGGTTTAACTGCTGCTGTTCAGAAGGATCCTGTCACAAATGAGATGGTCCTTGAAGGAGGAGCACTG GTGTTGGCTGACATGGGAATATGTGCAATTGATGAATTTGACAAGATGGAAGAGTCTGATCGTACAGCAATTCATGAAGTCATGGAGCAACAAACTGTGAGCATTGCCAAGGCTGGAATTACCACGTCTCTAAATGCCAGGACTGCTGTCCTTGCTGCGGCCAATCCAGCATG GGGAAGATATGACCTACGTAGAACTCCAGCCGAAAACATCAACCTTCCTCCAGCTCTATTATCGAGATTTGATCTTCTTTGGTTGATCCTAGATCGAGCTGATATGGATAACGATCTTGAAATGGCTAGACACGTTGTCTATGTCCATCAGACTAGAGAATCACCTGCTCTTGGCTTCACCCCACTTGAATCATCTGTTCTTCG AGCTTATATTTCAGCGGCAAGAAGATTGTCTCCTTACGTTCCCAAGGATCTGGAGGAGTACATTGCCAGTGCCTATTCCAGCATTCGGCAGGAAGAAGCTAAATCTAAAACTCCTCATTCGTACACCACAGTGAGAACTTTACTAAGCATTCTCCGGATATCAGCT GCTCTAGCGAGACTTAGATTCTCTGAGACCGTGGCTCAGAGTGATGTTGATGAGGCCCTAAGGTTAATGcaaatgtcaaaattttctcTATACTCAGACGACCGTCAAAAATCTGGTCTTGATGCCATCTCAGatatttattcaatcttacgTGATGAAGCTTCCAGAACCAATAAAATGGACGTGGGCTATGCACATGCCCTTAACTGGATTTCTAGGAAG GGATACAGCGAAGCTCAGCTAAAAGAATGTTTGGAGGAGTATGCAGCATTGAATGTGTGGCAAATACATCCACACACCTTCGACATTCGGTTTATAGATGCTTGA